CAAAGTAGAAAGCgttctttatcttttgttttaaaaCTGCGgagattgtaatttttttttaaggaattgattagatttgtatttttgttcttttttttttcttttctgtaaagactataatttatttaagaaatgATGTAAAATAAATTCTCTgatataataaaatttatttattttcttaatttggtTCATCATTTGTTATACttattaattttaaataaataattacaatTTTGGATTGTAAAATCATCATCGGCGTTTAGGGAGGCAAAAATTTGCTAGCTTAGATACTTAAGCAACCAACTTCAAGCCAGTGGCTTCATGTATCTATGGACTCGGTATTCTAATTGCTCGTTGGGTGGTTGGTCTAGCTTTTAAGCGATGGGTAGTCTACTTGCTCTAGGATGGTTGGTCTAACTATGGAGGCATTGGTGTTCAACTTGCTCTAGAACggttggtctagctttaaagTGATGGTTATTTTGCTTACTCTAAGTAGGTCGGTCTAACTATGAAGCGATGAACAAGGAAGACGCTACATGATAGTTGGTTGATTATTAAAGCAATTACCTAGCTGCTCTAGACCTATAGAGatcccaccttttgcaactcaagagcgagagccaaattaagtcgctctaagggttagagcgactcaatatgggcttttgcaaccaaaactGCCGGGTTGCTTAATCCagtttttcttgtagtgataTCATTGTAAATTTCATCCAAGCTTTTATTTATGGCTCGGATTTTACCGGCcatcttaaacagaaaaacaagTGGATTGGAGGTTTTACTAATGAAATCTAGTACTTTGTGCTTGAGCTGACTTCCTCTACCTTGACTACGCATGGTTTGGTAACAGAATTCATCCATAACATCATCGGCATCGTAAACGACGACTTTGAGCCTTCTCAACCAAAGTTTGACAGTAGGATCAGTTATTTGTTTCTCCTCGGCATCAGAAATTAAAGCTTGAATCGACTCCAAGGTTCTCGCAAGTTTCTTAAGATCATCCCTAACACCCCATGCGTGAGTAATCTGTTGAGAAACAACTGGGAGCAGTTTCTTCAAGATTTCAGTCACACCGTTAACCAAAATCCCTGACATTGCCATtacgaaaaaatataaaattgatgaAATAGTATCACGAGGAAGCTTGTATATATCAAGTAACAGTAGTAACAGTATAGAAAAGATAACGAAGATATGAAAATTAGTTATCAGAGGAAAAATAATGTAATGACTTCTGTCTCTTTCACACAGGTAGAGAAAGATATAGTGAAGATGTATGAAGATGATGATATAGtagagagaaagataagtttttctTAGATGGATTATTTGTGTTATTATGGATGTCGAGTTTTTGTACATGTAACTGTAAAATGACTCTTCTCTATAATTATTTCCAGAAGTCTTGGTTCACTTAGGTTTTTCACCGAAGTTTCCATTGGGGAGACACAATTGATGGGCCCACTCCTGCCCCATTCCTATCGAGTGTAGCCTAGGTGGTTTCCGTTCAATCCCTTTCGATGGAAAACGGAGTGAAAGATAGTTGTGTCTAGCAAAACAGTAATTATTTCTCAAATTCTCCTAGACGCAACGAAACAAAAAGAACCATAAATGCACTTTAGGAAAATCCGACGGTCCTGATGTGATTCTCAATATTAAGATAGGAAACGGGGCAGGAATGGACCCCACCCTCCTCACACACGGTGCTCAACTCGGTCCTCTTCTATTTTTTCACAACTTTGTTCTCTATAATGATTTCTCTACTTCATGAGTCTTCTCTATAATTATTTCTCTACTTTATCAATTATCAAATGCCAGTGAGTGCCAGAGTGATGAATAGATAGCACATGGGCCAATAATAATATAGTACTCCTCTCATGAGGTCAGTATATGTAGTCTGGTCATATCCTTACTTTAATTGATTCACTGTAAACCAATTTGTCAAATATCACTGCTACTGTATCACATTCAAGCTGCTCTACACCTTGGTCATCATATACTATGCGACCGCGTGGGTGGGAGGACGACCAAGAAAGAAATTGACATGCATACATCACTTTCATCGCCAGCACATTTCTGTACGCGAATTCTAGAATAAGATAACCTTGTAATGAAAGCCAGAAGTTTTGGTGACTCGCCTGAGAACACCAAATACAAGTGGAAAAAGTTTTGAGCAGCACGAGTTCAAAAATGAATTCACATTTTTATATCCGTTGGATGATGGAGATGTGACATCATCAAACGAGGACTTAACTACAGTTTGGATTTTAAGTACGCCGTATTTTTAGAGGATATATTTCATGGATTACCAAGAATTTCCCACGAAATACTTAAGGTGGCAAGAGTGAacctttatcttttatttttttttggaataccTAGAATTTTAGTCCATAATATATCTTGATTCCAAgcgatcttttttttctttagtattttaGATTAATGATTGTATACAAGTACATAGGGTATTGAATCACTAAGATGCATATATACACACTACAACTAATTGTATGTTTCTATCAAGAACGCGACAATCAAAGACAAACGAAAAACATAAAAGAATACAATTGGGAAGGATGACTCATGTTTTatcttagttttttttcttattttattatcttAGTTGTTGATCTCTTATTCTATCAAACTGCTGTCAATTGTACAAAGAAgtgaactatcaatatatagacgGAAATAGTTTGGCCAGCATCAATCTAATTTGTTGATAGCTTTTACCTTAATCTAACGTGATAATTTTAGATTAACTTCTTGAATTTTATTTGTTTTCGATTTAGAATCGATAACCTTTGCTTTCTGAATTCTCTGTATAATGAACTTATATGAGAACAAATATGCTAACTTGCGGGGCAATAGTCATTGCTGAATCAGGTCATGGTTTTAACTTCTTACTGAAAGCTATTCTTTTCCTGAAGAAGACGGAGATACATCTCTAAAAATACGGTGTACTTAAAATCCAAACTGTAATTAAGTCCCTAGTTTGATGATGTCACATCTCCATCATCTAACGGATATAAAGCCGCGAATTCATTTTTGAACTAGCACTGCGagttcaattttttcttccaaatacaaACAAGAAATTCATTAAGTCTCGTATGGGAAATGAAAAACTTATTTACGACCAGCTATCCTTCAAAATCAGTTCTAGACTAAGTCGTCAAGGCTGCTAATAGGGATACCAAATTACTTGGGACTGTACCAAAACATATAAAAGACAAAAAATCCTTCGTATTGGTACACCCCCCAATCAATTTGGTATCCCTATAAGCAATCTTCCTTGTCATGAGCACTTCCGTAAGTCAATGTATCAAGAATATTTTTCAactgttcacctcttctatgtctTTTTTCTTTCCGAACAGGATTTTAGACACCATTTAACATGTTTTTTCCTTGAACTCATGTAGTGTTTAAATAAAGACATCTATAGGAAAGAAAACACAGGAACAATGGTGCTAGTGTAAActcacatttcttcatcttttgttgttttcattccTTAAGAGCTAGCACTGTGGTGCCCTCCATCCTTGACTTTACTATCCCTCAAAAACTCAACAAGtactatggtcttccatatcacTACATATGTAGGAATATCCCTCCCTTTCCCTATTAGGAGGATTATATTTGATCCCgcttgtagggaagggaaattacatggctactcagtagccgtagcTTTTTACACGGCTATTGAGTAGCCTTTTCGGGAAAattatttgtttgaccttttttcgtttacacctctctcacacccgatcctaaccatccatcattaataacggctctatcttctccaccgtcggatcccaacggtcattttttcaaaatcctctataaatatCACTCTAATTCTCTACTCAAATCACATCAAATCAATTTCTTCGTCttacatcaattgatt
This genomic interval from Papaver somniferum cultivar HN1 unplaced genomic scaffold, ASM357369v1 unplaced-scaffold_107, whole genome shotgun sequence contains the following:
- the LOC113327977 gene encoding putative disease resistance protein RGA1 encodes the protein MAMSGILVNGVTEILKKLLPVVSQQITHAWGVRDDLKKLARTLESIQALISDAEEKQITDPTVKLWLRRLKVVVYDADDVMDEFCYQTMRSQGRGSQLKHKVLDFISKTSNPLVFLFKMAERERVAEKEEGISREEGKRRRIELDTQE